One window from the genome of Cucumis melo cultivar AY chromosome 12, USDA_Cmelo_AY_1.0, whole genome shotgun sequence encodes:
- the LOC103485604 gene encoding NDR1/HIN1-like protein 3, translated as MTSKRGSHCDIYIWFLQVLTILVLASLAIWATLTPKTPTFTITNMDLKPYIRNDTVLGTNSSFLAFNVTISNPNKMTGVFLDEINVTIGCNNESVTGSRSWSKSVAGFYLGHSVSDLKEVDLSVEDNELLLCRKVDYYLKCELETGVRYKVMWFKTRHRRLVFEDYVEIGYGHGQMLGTTQMKLKLSFTNL; from the exons ATGACTTCCAAGAGAGGTTCCCATTGTGATATCTACATATGGTTTCTTCAGGTTCTAACAATTCTAGTATTGGCTTCTTTAGCCATATGGGCCACTCTAACCCCTAAAACTCCTACTTTCACCATCACCAATATGGATTTGAAGCCATATATTCGAAACGACACCGTTCTTGGAACAAACTCTTCTTTCTTAGCCTTTAATGTGACCATCTCAAATCCCAACAAAATGACTGGTGTTTTCTTGGACGAGATTAACGTAACAATAGGCTGCAACAACGAGAGCGTAACTGGGTCGAGGTCATGGTCGAAGTCGGTGGCAGGATTTTATTTGGGGCACAGCGTAAGTGATTTAAAGGAGGTTGACTTGAGTGTTGAAGATAATGAATTGTTATTGTGTAGGAAAGTGGATTATTATTTGAAG TGTGAGTTGGAGACGGGTGTTAGATATAAGGTTATGTGGTTCAAAACCAGGCATCGCAGGTTAGTTTTTGAAGATTATGTTGAAATTGGTTATGGTCATGGGCAAATGCTAGGAACAACACAAATGAAGTTAAAGCTAAGTTTTACCAACTTGTAG
- the LOC127144293 gene encoding uncharacterized protein LOC127144293, with the protein MSYRPSNFMETDDMFLQFEDDLDNNIAGGSSSVGDNTESSSQQTTPTPRRRAQSRLLELERHVAINGRIPMTIAPGAEKPISPHAVRFSQAIGVCVRKTFPVRCLKWTDVGREYIEVVKGDLQRFFVLDFNDQAMNRFVEHQMLTTFKEFRADCHKHFKKYSDPEEARANPPNALVGRDEDWHFLCDHYISRAFQEQSRTNKAARQKQPYNHSSGSKSFLQRQHELAERRGQPVDRVELFRETHVRAGTFVSQAAEDAHNQMLELQSQPIPEGSQPLSEDEICDQVLGRRPGYSKGLGWGPKPKARRTASASSSSTSCSQSTQKEIELQAKLHEALERIEVQDRNHQALASQVEAMKKMIEDLTRAQQGPPHDP; encoded by the exons atgtcatatcgaccatcaaattttatggagacggacgatatgttcctccagtttgaggacgatttagataataacatcgcgggagggtcatcatctgtgggcgacaatacgg agtcttcttctcaacaaacgactccgactcctaggagacgtgcgcagtctcgactcttggagttagagcgccacgttgcaataaatgggcgcattccgatgacgatcgcccctggagcggagaagcctatttctccacacgccgttcgcttcagccaggcgataggcgtgtgcgtgcgaaagacatttcccgtccgctgtcttaagtggacggacgttgggagagaatacattgaggtcgtcaagggcgacctccag cgattctttgtgcttgatttcaatgatcaagcaatgaacaggtttgttgagcatcagatgctcacgacctttaaagagttccgggccgactgtcataaacatttcaaaaagtacagcgacccggaggaggctcgtgccaacccaccaaacgcattggttggacgtgatgaggattggcacttcctctgcgaccattatatcagccgtgcattccag gagcaatcacggacaaacaaggctgctagacagaagcagccttacaatcatagtagcgggtccaagtcgtttctacaacgacagcatgagctcgctgaaagaagagggcagccggtcgatcgtgtggaattgttccgggaaacacacgttcgagctgggacattcgtgtcgcaagccgccgaggatgcgcat aatcaaatgctggaactccaatcccagcctatcccagagggtagtcagccactctctgaggatgagatatgcgatcaggtgttgggtagacgaccaggctactcaaaaggccttggttggggacccaagccgaaggcccgcagaacggcaagtgcaagcagttcgtcgacatcttgttcacagtccacacaaaaagagattgaattacaagctaaacttcatgaagctttggaacggattgaagtacaagatagaaatcaccaagcattagcttcacaagtggaagctatgaaaaagatgattgaagacctaactcgtgcacaacagggaccaccacatgatccctag
- the LOC103485613 gene encoding NDR1/HIN1-like protein 26 yields MNSPSHLPVHHTDTPEQRPTAPTKHHHSARYYAHRVKESLTTRVSKLICAIFLSLLLIIGIITFILWLSLRPHRPRFFIHDFSVTGFGLDNGFENAQIVFNATARNSNLNIGIYYDAMSGSVYYKDQKIGSTPLLDSYYEGPKTTKVLTAALSGATLNVDRQQWMEMSNERSKGVVVFRLEITSTIRFRISAWDSKRHGMHANCPVSVGSDGMILPSSKDVRCPVYFT; encoded by the coding sequence atgaatagtCCTAGCCACTTGCCCGTACACCACACGGACACGCCAGAGCAGCGCCCGACGGCCCCAACCAAGCACCATCACTCGGCGCGTTACTACGCTCATCGTGTCAAGGAAAGCCTCACCACCCGCGTCTCAAAGCTCATATGCGCCATTTTCTTGAGCCTATTGTTAATTATAGGCATCATAACCTTCATATTATGGCTAAGTCTACGACCCCACCGCCCACGATTTTTCATCCACGATTTTTCAGTTACGGGTTTTGGCCTTGATAATGGCTTCGAAAATGCCCAAATTGTCTTCAATGCCACGGCCCGAAACTCCAATCTCAATATTGGGATTTACTACGACGCGATGTCCGGTTCGGTTTATTATAAAGACCAGAAAATAGGGTCGACGCCATTGCTGGATTCTTATTACGAAGGGCCGAAGACTACGAAGGTTCTTACGGCGGCGCTGAGTGGAGCGACGTTGAATGTTGATAGGCAGCAGTGGATGGAAATGAGTAATGAGCGGTCGAAAGGAGTGGTGGTTTTCCGGTTGGAAATTACGTCGACCATCCGGTTTAGGATATCGGCTTGGGATAGTAAGAGGCATGGAATGCATGCTAATTGTCCCGTGTCGGTGGGCTCCGATGGCATGATTTTGCCTTCTTCTAAGGATGTTAGATGTCCTGTCTACTTTACTTGA